The Apodemus sylvaticus chromosome 5, mApoSyl1.1, whole genome shotgun sequence genome has a segment encoding these proteins:
- the Stk35 gene encoding serine/threonine-protein kinase 35 isoform X1, whose amino-acid sequence MQVKSGKAFAEWRRLAKAFGTNRGILARSFCWLGVLASDWFQAVAAVGSTSPAERRRSSPLASWGMGHQESPLTRAAAGGAAYIKRLRKALSWRELEDSHGNLEAEASPGSVAVITGAAPRPATRPTQLPTSRPTRHRRQPRLGTDHPPARAPRGNRFARKRNSAGQITVQGTTPPHLGARRRDEARGARAAPLLLPPPPAAMETGKENGARRGTKSPDRKRRSPVQRVLCEKLRPAAQAMDPAVVEVPGEAFLARRRPDGGGGDVPARPRYSLLAEIGRGSYGVVYEAVAGRSGARVAVKKIRCDAPENVELALAEFWALTSLKRRHQNIVQFEECVLQRNGLAQRMSHGNKNSQLYLRLVETSLKGERILGYAEEPCYLWFVMEYCEGGDLNQYVLSRRPDPATNKSFMLQLTSAIAFLHKNHIVHRDLKPDNILITERSGTPILKVADFGLSKVCAGLAPRGKEGNQDNKNVNVNKYWLSSACGSDFYMAPEVWEGHYTAKADIFALGIIIWAMIERITFIDSETKKELLGTYIKQGTEIVPVGEALLENPKMELHIPQKRRTSMSEGVKQLLKDMLAANPQDRPDAFELETRMDQVTCAA is encoded by the exons ATGCAGGTCAAGTCCGGAAAGGCATTTGCTGAGTGGAGACGGCTTGCGAAGGCCTTCGGTACAAATCGCGGGATTTTGGCGCGCTCTTTTTGTTGGCTGGGTGTTCTCGCCAGTGATTGGTTCCAGGCTGTCGCGGCTGTTGGGTCCACCTCGCCCGCAGAGAGGCGGCGCAGCTCTCCGCTGGCCTCCTGGGGGATGGGCCACCAGGAATCTCCGCTGACCAGAGCTGCGGCGGGAGGTGCAGCTTACATAAAGAGGTTACGTAAAGCGCTCAGCTGGCGCGAACTCGAGGATAGCCACGGGAACCTGGAAGCCGAGGCCTCCCCCGGGAGCGTTGCTGTCATCACAGGAGCAGCGCCGCGACCCGCTACACGTCCAACCCAGCTCCCCACCTCGCGCCCTACTCGGCACCGCAGACAACCCCGGCTCGGAACGGACCATCCTCCGGCGCGGGCTCCAAGGGGGAACCGGTTCGCCCGGAAGAGGAACAGCGCCGGCCAG ATCACAGTCCAAGGTACCACTCCTCCGCATCTCGGGGCTAGACGGAGGGATGAGGCAAGGGGGGCCCGGGCGGCGCCGTTGctgctccccccgccccccgcagCCATGGAAACGGGGAAAGAGAACGGAGCCCGCAGAGGGACAAAAAGCCCGGATCGGAAAAGGCGAAGCCCAGTGCAGCGGGTACTGTGCGAGAAGCTGAGGCCGGCGGCCCAGGCCATGGATCCGGCTGTGGTCGAGGTCCCGGGCGAGGCCTTCCTGGCCCGGCGGCGGCCGGATGGCGGCGGCGGGGATGTTCCTGCACGGCCGCGCTACAGCCTGTTGGCGGAGATCGGGCGCGGCAGCTACGGCGTGGTTTATGAGGCTGTGGCTGGGCGCAGTGGGGCCAGGGTGGCAGTCAAGAAGATCCGCTGCGACGCTCCTGAGAACGTGGAGTTGGCACTAGCAGAGTTCTGGGCCCTGACCAGCCTCAAGCGGCGACACCAGAATATCGTGCAGTTTGAGGAGTGCGTCCTACAGCGCAACGGGTTAGCCCAGCGCATGAGTCACGGCAACAAGAACTCACAGCTTTACCTGCGCCTGGTGGAGACCTCGCTCAAAG GAGAAAGGATCCTGGGCTATGCTGAGGAGCCCTGCTATCTCTGGTTTGTCATGGAGTACTGTGAAGGTGGAGACCTCAATCAGTATGTCCTGTCCCGGAGACCAGACCCAGCCACCAACAAAAGTTTCATGCTACAGCTTACAAGCGCCATTGCCTTCCTGCACAAAAACCACATCGTGCACAGGGACCTAAAGCCAGACAACATCCTGATCACAGAGCGCTCTGGCACCCCCATCCTCAAGGTGGCAGACTTTGGACTGAGCAAGGTCTGTGCAGGGCTGGCACCTCGAGGCAAAGAGGGCAATCAAGATAACAAAAATGTGAATGTGAATAAATACTGGCTGTCCTCAGCTTGTGGCTCAGACTTCTACATGGCTCCTGAAGTCTGGGAGGGACACTATACAGCCAAGGCGGACATCTTTGCTCTGGGCATTATCATCTGGGCAATGATAGAAAGAATTACTTTTATTGACTCTGAAACCAAGAAGGAGCTCCTGGGGACCTACATTAAACAAGGGACTGAGATCGTCCCTGTTGGTGAGGCGCTGCTAGAAAACCCAAAGATGGAGTTGCATATCCCCCAGAAACGTAGGACTTCCATGTCTGAGGGGGTCAAGCAGCTCTTGAAAGACATGTTAGCTGCTAACCCACAGGAC
- the Stk35 gene encoding serine/threonine-protein kinase 35 isoform X2 yields MQVKSGKAFAEWRRLAKAFGTNRGILARSFCWLGVLASDWFQAVAAVGSTSPAERRRSSPLASWGMGHQESPLTRAAAGGAAYIKRLRKALSWRELEDSHGNLEAEASPGSVAVITGAAPRPATRPTQLPTSRPTRHRRQPRLGTDHPPARAPRGNRFARKRNSAGQITVQGTTPPHLGARRRDEARGARAAPLLLPPPPAAMETGKENGARRGTKSPDRKRRSPVQRVLCEKLRPAAQAMDPAVVEVPGEAFLARRRPDGGGGDVPARPRYSLLAEIGRGSYGVVYEAVAGRSGARVAVKKIRCDAPENVELALAEFWALTSLKRRHQNIVQFEECVLQRNGLAQRMSHGNKNSQLYLRLVETSLKGRSFGTQSHVSDRMAEGTGGGDLLTAGPPTM; encoded by the exons ATGCAGGTCAAGTCCGGAAAGGCATTTGCTGAGTGGAGACGGCTTGCGAAGGCCTTCGGTACAAATCGCGGGATTTTGGCGCGCTCTTTTTGTTGGCTGGGTGTTCTCGCCAGTGATTGGTTCCAGGCTGTCGCGGCTGTTGGGTCCACCTCGCCCGCAGAGAGGCGGCGCAGCTCTCCGCTGGCCTCCTGGGGGATGGGCCACCAGGAATCTCCGCTGACCAGAGCTGCGGCGGGAGGTGCAGCTTACATAAAGAGGTTACGTAAAGCGCTCAGCTGGCGCGAACTCGAGGATAGCCACGGGAACCTGGAAGCCGAGGCCTCCCCCGGGAGCGTTGCTGTCATCACAGGAGCAGCGCCGCGACCCGCTACACGTCCAACCCAGCTCCCCACCTCGCGCCCTACTCGGCACCGCAGACAACCCCGGCTCGGAACGGACCATCCTCCGGCGCGGGCTCCAAGGGGGAACCGGTTCGCCCGGAAGAGGAACAGCGCCGGCCAG ATCACAGTCCAAGGTACCACTCCTCCGCATCTCGGGGCTAGACGGAGGGATGAGGCAAGGGGGGCCCGGGCGGCGCCGTTGctgctccccccgccccccgcagCCATGGAAACGGGGAAAGAGAACGGAGCCCGCAGAGGGACAAAAAGCCCGGATCGGAAAAGGCGAAGCCCAGTGCAGCGGGTACTGTGCGAGAAGCTGAGGCCGGCGGCCCAGGCCATGGATCCGGCTGTGGTCGAGGTCCCGGGCGAGGCCTTCCTGGCCCGGCGGCGGCCGGATGGCGGCGGCGGGGATGTTCCTGCACGGCCGCGCTACAGCCTGTTGGCGGAGATCGGGCGCGGCAGCTACGGCGTGGTTTATGAGGCTGTGGCTGGGCGCAGTGGGGCCAGGGTGGCAGTCAAGAAGATCCGCTGCGACGCTCCTGAGAACGTGGAGTTGGCACTAGCAGAGTTCTGGGCCCTGACCAGCCTCAAGCGGCGACACCAGAATATCGTGCAGTTTGAGGAGTGCGTCCTACAGCGCAACGGGTTAGCCCAGCGCATGAGTCACGGCAACAAGAACTCACAGCTTTACCTGCGCCTGGTGGAGACCTCGCTCAAAG